In Paracoccus contaminans, the genomic stretch CAGTCCCGCTTCTGTCTGACCAGACGCTTTCCCTCCGGCCCGCGGCCATGGATCATGATATCACCGCCCGGATCCAATCCGAACTGCTCCGCAAAAGCTCGGTCCCGCTCATTCGGATAGGAAATCCCCACTGAAAGATGGTATCGACTGCGGGGATTGAAACGGTCGATGTAATAGAGGCCCTCCGGGGTCTTTCCGTCGCCTTCAAACTGCTTGTGGCCGATGGGCTCGTTTCCCAGTCCGAAGTCATACGATTTCAGGACCGTCTGCCCGCTGAGCAGGTACATTCGGCGCCGCTCCTTCTGAACGACGACCTGTGTCACCGGAGGCCCCAGGTACCTCTTCAAGACGGGGGGTTGCGTGCCGCACGCGGCCAGAGCCGCGAGCATCGTGAGCGAAAAATGACGGCGGTTCGGTCGAAGCATCGGCAATTTATATCATCCGGAGATTATTGCGCGGCGGGGTAGTGCGAGAACACCTCAACCGAGCCATCCCGCTTAACAAGATTGACGTCGTAGGCTTTACGCTTGTTTTCGGGTCCCATCCCGGGACTGCCATAGGGCATTCCGGGAACCGCGAGCCCTGCGGCATCCGGCCTCTCTTTCAGAAGGCGCTCGATGTCGGCCGCGGGGACATGGCCTTCTATGAAATAGCCGTCGATCTCTCCCGTATGGCACGACAACTGACTGGTCGGGACGCCCAAGTCCATTTTGTGCCGGATCAGAAGAGCACCGTAGCGTTCCTCGGATGTCACCTCGAAGCCGTTCTGGCGCAGATACTCGGTCCACTGGGAACAGCATTCGCAGCCGGTCCCTTCGACCACATGGACCGTTCCGCGATCGGCGGCCATGGCGGCCGAGGTCGTCGTCAGCAGGACCGCTACGCCCTGCGTGAAGCGTCGAATACGATCAATCATGGTTGCTCCTTTTTCATGGCCCGCCGGATCTTGGGAACGGCGAACCTTCGGTCCTCGTGAAAGTCGATGATGCTGCCAAAGCTTCCGTCGGCCCGGAACAGGAACACACCGGCAGTATGATTCATGGTGTAGTCACCGTTTACGTCCTCGATGCGCTCTGCCTTCGCGCGGAAGTCGCCAAGAATGCGGGCGACCTCGCCTGGCTCTCCGGTCACACCGACGATGCGCGGATCGAAATAGCCGAGGTAGTCCGCAAGAACCTCCGGCGTGTCACGCTCGGGGTCCACAGAGATCAGAGCCACGTTGAGGCGGTCGGCGTCTGGCCCCAGCTCCTCCAGCCAGAGCGAGATGTCCGAGAGCGTGGTGGGGCAGACGTCGGGGCACCAGGTGAAGCCGAAGAAAACCAGGCTCGGCCTGCCGACCCAGTCCGAGATCGTCACCCGACGGCCCCGATGGTCCGTGAGCGTGACGTCCATTTCGCCCAGCGGTCGAGGCAGGTTGCGGGTAGGGCTCGCCGGCTGCGCCGCGCCGGGCCCGTCCACTTGCCACCAGCCCAGACCCAGCGCGCCGGCGCCGAGTGCCGTGACCGCGCCCGCGCCGAGAAGGAGCCGGCGCGAGAGGCTCATTCCGCAGGTCCCGTGGCGCCCGGT encodes the following:
- a CDS encoding SCO family protein codes for the protein MSLSRRLLLGAGAVTALGAGALGLGWWQVDGPGAAQPASPTRNLPRPLGEMDVTLTDHRGRRVTISDWVGRPSLVFFGFTWCPDVCPTTLSDISLWLEELGPDADRLNVALISVDPERDTPEVLADYLGYFDPRIVGVTGEPGEVARILGDFRAKAERIEDVNGDYTMNHTAGVFLFRADGSFGSIIDFHEDRRFAVPKIRRAMKKEQP
- a CDS encoding L,D-transpeptidase family protein, with translation MLRPNRRHFSLTMLAALAACGTQPPVLKRYLGPPVTQVVVQKERRRMYLLSGQTVLKSYDFGLGNEPIGHKQFEGDGKTPEGLYYIDRFNPRSRYHLSVGISYPNERDRAFAEQFGLDPGGDIMIHGRGPEGKRLVRQKRDWTAGCITVSDDEVEDIFAMLRLGVPVMIYP
- a CDS encoding DUF411 domain-containing protein, encoding MRRFTQGVAVLLTTTSAAMAADRGTVHVVEGTGCECCSQWTEYLRQNGFEVTSEERYGALLIRHKMDLGVPTSQLSCHTGEIDGYFIEGHVPAADIERLLKERPDAAGLAVPGMPYGSPGMGPENKRKAYDVNLVKRDGSVEVFSHYPAAQ